In Zingiber officinale cultivar Zhangliang chromosome 1A, Zo_v1.1, whole genome shotgun sequence, a genomic segment contains:
- the LOC122003330 gene encoding amino acid permease 6-like, producing the protein MAVERNGEPMPTAINGSLEIDIGDHSRDEFLDDDGRAKRTGTMVTASAHIITAVIGSGVLSLAWATAQLGWIAGPVVLFIFALITWYCSIMLADCYRSPQGKRSYSYKDAVEAILGSVYCKFCGWAQYVNLVGVSIGYTITTAISMGAIKKSHCFHKNGQNATCEVSTTMNMIIFAVIQILLSQLPNFHKISWLSIVASIMSVAYSSIGLGLSVSKIAEGPQATTTLTGVVVGVDVTATEKLWRTFQSLGNIAFAYSYSNVLIEIQDTLRSSPPENQVMKKASSIGVSTTTMFYMACGLLGYAAFGNSAPGNFLTGFYEPFWLIDIANICIVIHLVGAYQVFAQPFYHFIETWSRNRWPDSRFLTSEHVVKVPLLGDVPLSIFRLTWRTLYVIVTAVVAMIFPFFNDFLGLIGAISFWPLTVFLPVEMYIVRAKIPRFSSTWNWLKILSTICLLVSLMAACGSVRGLIQSVQHYQPFKSS; encoded by the exons ATGGCCGTGGAAAGAAACGGGGAGCCCATGCCCACAGCCATAAACGGCTCCTTAGAGATCGACATCGGTGATCATTCACGCGACGAGTTTCTCGACGACGATGGCCGTGCAAAGCGTACTG ggACAATGGTCACTGCAAGTGCTCACATCATCACGGCGGTGATTGGGTCAGGAGTGCTGTCGCTGGCCTGGGCCACGGCTCAGTTGGGTTGGATCGCCGGACCAGTTGTTCTCTTCATCTTCGCTCTCATCACCTGGTACTGCTCCATCATGCTTGCAGACTGCTACAGGAGTCCTCAAGGGAAGAGAAGCTACAGCTACAAAGATGCTGTCGAGGCCATTCtag GGAGCGTTTACTGTAAGTTCTGCGGATGGGCACAGTACGTAAATCTGGTTGGAGTTTCCATCGGCTACACCATCACAACCGCTATTAGCATGGG GGCGATCAAGAAGTCCCACTGCTTTCACAAGAACGGCCAAAATGCGACGTGCGAAGTGTCGACGACGATGAATATGATCATCTTTGCGGTCATCCAAATACTGCTCTCCCAGTTGCCTAATTTCCACAAGATCTCGTGGCTCTCCATTGTGGCATCGATCATGTCCGTGGCTTACTCCAGCATCGGCCTCGGCCTCTCTGTGTCCAAAATAGCAG AGGGACCTCAGGCGACGACCACTCTCACAGGAGTAGTAGTGGGGGTGGATGTCACAGCGACTGAAAAACTTTGGAGAACATTTCAGTCTCTCGGAAACATAGCCTTTGCTTACTCTTATTCCAACGTTCTCATTGAGATCCAG GACACTCTGCGATCAAGCCCTCCGGAGAACCAGGTGATGAAGAAGGCCTCCTCCATAGGAGTTTCCACCACCACGATGTTTTACATGGCGTGTGGACTTCTGGGCTATGCAGCTTTTGGAAACAGTGCGCCAGGCAACTTCTTAACTGGGTTCTACGAACCATTTTGGCTCATCGATATTGCCAACATTTGCATTGTCATTCATCTCGTCGGTGCTTATCAG GTATTTGCTCAACCATTTTACCATTTCATCGAAACTTGGAGCAGAAACCGTTGGCCGGATAGCCGCTTCCTAACATCAGAGCATGTTGTCAAGGTTCCATTGCTGGGTGATGTTCCCCTCAGTATTTTTCGGCTGACCTGGAGAACTCTTTACGTCATTGTCACAGCTGTTGTCGCCATGATCTTCCCTTTCTTCAATGATTTCTTAGGCCTGATAGGAGCTATATCATTCTGGCCGCTGACTGTGTTTTTACCCGTAGAGATGTACATCGTGAGAGCAAAAATTCCAAGGTTCTCTTCGACGTGGAATTGGCTAAAGATCCTGAGCACGATCTGTTTGTTAGTGTCACTGATGGCCGCCTGTGGGTCTGTTCGAGGACTTATTCAGAGCGTTCAACATTATCAACCTTTCAAAAGCTCCTGA